One Vicugna pacos chromosome 12, VicPac4, whole genome shotgun sequence genomic window carries:
- the LOC102542056 gene encoding myosin light chain 6B isoform X2 → MRALGHNPTNAEVLRVMGNPKSDELKSRRVDFETFLPMLQAVAKNRDKGSYQDYLEGLRVFDKEGNGKVMGAELRHVLTTLGERMTEEEVETVLAGHEDINGCINYEAFLKHILSV, encoded by the exons ATGAGGGCCCTGGGCCATAATCCCACCAACGCCGAGGTGCTCAGGGTCATGGGGAACCCCAAGAGTGATG AGCTGAAGTCCCGGCGTGTGGACTTTGAGACTTTCCTGCCGATGCTCCAGGCGGTGGCCAAGAACCGGGATAAAGGCTCATACCAGGACTACCTGGAAGGGCTTCGGGTGTTTGACAAAGAGGGGAACGGCAAAGTCATGGGAGCAGAGCTCAGACATGTCCTCACCACCCTGG GAGAGAGGATGACTGAAGAGGAGGTGGAGACAGTCCTGGCAGGACATGAGGACATCAATGGCTGCATCAACTATGAAG CCTTCCTGAAGCACATCCTAAGCGTCTGA
- the LOC140700081 gene encoding myosin light polypeptide 6 isoform X1, whose amino-acid sequence MCDFTEDQTAEFKEAFQLFDRTGDGKILYSQCGDVMRALGQNPTNAEVLKVLGNPKSDEMNVKVLDFEHFLPMLQTVAKNKDQGTYEDYVEGLRVFDKEGNGTVMGAEIRHVLVTLGEKMTEEEVEMLVAGHEDSNGCINYEAFVRHILSG is encoded by the exons ATG TGTGATTTCACCGAGGACCAGACCGCAG AGTTCAAGGAGGCCTTCCAGCTGTTTGACCGAACAGGGGATGGCAAGATCCTCTACAGCCAGTGTGGGGACGTGATGAGGGCCCTGGGCCAGAACCCCACCAACGCCGAGGTGCTAAAAGTCCTGGGGAACCCCAAGAGTGATG AGATGAACGTGAAGGTGCTGGACTTTGAGCACTTCCTACCCATGCTGCAGACTGTGGCCAAGAACAAGGACCAGGGCACCTATGAGGACTATGTCGAAGGCCTTCGGGTGTTTGACAAGGAAGGGAACGGCACCGTGATGGGTGCTGAAATTCGGCACGTTCTCGTTACTCTGG GTGAGAAGATGACAGAGGAAGAAGTAGAGATGCTGGTGGCAGGGCATGAGGACAGCAATGGTTGTATCAACTATGAAG CATTTGTGAGGCATATCCTGTCGGGGTGA
- the LOC140700081 gene encoding myosin light polypeptide 6 isoform X2, whose amino-acid sequence MCDFTEDQTAEFKEAFQLFDRTGDGKILYSQCGDVMRALGQNPTNAEVLKVLGNPKSDEMNVKVLDFEHFLPMLQTVAKNKDQGTYEDYVEGLRVFDKEGNGTVMGAEIRHVLVTLGEKMTEEEVEMLVAGHEDSNGCINYEELVRMVLNG is encoded by the exons ATG TGTGATTTCACCGAGGACCAGACCGCAG AGTTCAAGGAGGCCTTCCAGCTGTTTGACCGAACAGGGGATGGCAAGATCCTCTACAGCCAGTGTGGGGACGTGATGAGGGCCCTGGGCCAGAACCCCACCAACGCCGAGGTGCTAAAAGTCCTGGGGAACCCCAAGAGTGATG AGATGAACGTGAAGGTGCTGGACTTTGAGCACTTCCTACCCATGCTGCAGACTGTGGCCAAGAACAAGGACCAGGGCACCTATGAGGACTATGTCGAAGGCCTTCGGGTGTTTGACAAGGAAGGGAACGGCACCGTGATGGGTGCTGAAATTCGGCACGTTCTCGTTACTCTGG GTGAGAAGATGACAGAGGAAGAAGTAGAGATGCTGGTGGCAGGGCATGAGGACAGCAATGGTTGTATCAACTATGAAG AGCTCGTCCGCATGGTGCTGAATGGCTGA
- the LOC102542056 gene encoding myosin light chain 6B isoform X1: protein MPPKKDVPVKKPAGPPISKPPAKPAAGAPPAKPKAEPAPEPAPALVPLVPQPPPKVQEPPIDLSKVVIEFNKDQLEEFKEAFELYDRVGDGKIQFSQCGDVMRALGHNPTNAEVLRVMGNPKSDELKSRRVDFETFLPMLQAVAKNRDKGSYQDYLEGLRVFDKEGNGKVMGAELRHVLTTLGERMTEEEVETVLAGHEDINGCINYEAFLKHILSV, encoded by the exons ATGCCTCCCAAGAAGGATGTTCCCGTGAAGAAACCAGCGGGGCCCCCAATCTCCAAGCCCCCTGCCAAGCCAGCAGCAGGGGCCCCTCCAGCCAAGCCCAAGGCTGAGCCAGCACCAGAGCCAGCGCCAGCACTAGTGCCACTTGTACCTCAACCCCCTCCGAAAGTCCAGGAGCCCCCCATTGATCTCTCCAAAGTGGTG ATCGAGTTTAACAAGGACCAGCTGGAGG AGTTCAAGGAAGCCTTCGAGCTGTATGACCGAGTGGGAGATGGAAAGATCCAGTTCAGCCAGTGTGGGGACGTGATGAGGGCCCTGGGCCATAATCCCACCAACGCCGAGGTGCTCAGGGTCATGGGGAACCCCAAGAGTGATG AGCTGAAGTCCCGGCGTGTGGACTTTGAGACTTTCCTGCCGATGCTCCAGGCGGTGGCCAAGAACCGGGATAAAGGCTCATACCAGGACTACCTGGAAGGGCTTCGGGTGTTTGACAAAGAGGGGAACGGCAAAGTCATGGGAGCAGAGCTCAGACATGTCCTCACCACCCTGG GAGAGAGGATGACTGAAGAGGAGGTGGAGACAGTCCTGGCAGGACATGAGGACATCAATGGCTGCATCAACTATGAAG CCTTCCTGAAGCACATCCTAAGCGTCTGA